In Streptomyces sannanensis, the DNA window AACAAGGGCTGGTGATCCCGACCTACCGCGCGGGCCGCGCCAAGCCTGATGGCGCCCTTGCCCCGGTCGACTACTTCGCCGGACAGGGCGAATGGGCACATCCCACCGGTGTCCTCATGGCGGTCGAGGTCACCTCCTACGACTCCGACACCGACCGTCGTGATCGCATCGAGAAGGGCGCCGGCTACGCGGCAGCGGGCATCCCCGTCTTCCTCCTCGTCGACCGCCGCGACTGCACCCTCCACGTCCACAGTGAGCCCGAGAACGGGACGTACCAGCAGCAGCCGTCCTACAAGTACGGCGACACGGTCCCGCTTCCCGCCCCCGTCGACATCACCCTCGACACCGAGAAACTCAAGGACTACGTCCGCTGAGCAGCACAGGTTTTCGGTCCCCACAGCGCCCGAGGGCGGCACCCCTGGTGGGGTACCGCCCTCGGTTCAGGACCGGGTCCGAGCCGTCAGGCTCAGAAGTCCATGTCACCGCCCGGCATGCCGCCGCCG includes these proteins:
- a CDS encoding Uma2 family endonuclease: MTPSPVDHAQMSVEEFEELARRAPETVTLEFINGKLKVKYGPIQVEDFEELARKAPETVTLELINGKLKVKPVPDGDHGEIVMWLLRQCMQLRPELALYPEQGLVIPTYRAGRAKPDGALAPVDYFAGQGEWAHPTGVLMAVEVTSYDSDTDRRDRIEKGAGYAAAGIPVFLLVDRRDCTLHVHSEPENGTYQQQPSYKYGDTVPLPAPVDITLDTEKLKDYVR